Proteins encoded by one window of Mycolicibacterium cosmeticum:
- a CDS encoding nuclear transport factor 2 family protein, with protein MTDELRNRLLELERSGWESLCNATGSDFYGAIMLPDAVMVLANGMVMDRDTVVAALSESPPWRAYDISDVRCIAIDADNAALVYTGTGYRDGPEPAFVGAMSSVYHRTEAGWKLALYQQTQLPG; from the coding sequence ATGACGGACGAGTTGAGGAACCGGCTGCTCGAACTGGAACGCAGCGGCTGGGAATCCCTGTGCAATGCCACGGGTTCTGATTTCTACGGGGCGATCATGCTGCCCGATGCGGTCATGGTGCTGGCCAACGGCATGGTGATGGACCGCGACACGGTGGTGGCCGCCCTGTCCGAATCGCCACCGTGGCGGGCGTACGACATCAGCGACGTACGTTGTATCGCGATCGACGCCGACAATGCCGCCCTGGTCTACACCGGCACCGGCTATCGCGACGGTCCCGAGCCCGCGTTCGTGGGAGCGATGTCGAGCGTCTATCACCGCACCGAGGCGGGCTGGAAACTCGCGCTGTACCAACAGACGCAGCTGCCGGGCTGA
- the pgi gene encoding glucose-6-phosphate isomerase, with amino-acid sequence MSADITATAAWHSLTRHHDELASKNLREIFAEDPARGTDLTLTVGDLYIDYSKHRVTRETLDLLVDLAKAADLEGRRDAMFSGVHINTSEDRAVLHTALRLPRGAQLTVDGQDVVADVHEVLDAMGAFTDRLRSGEWTGATGQRITTVVNIGIGGSDLGPVMVYDALRHYADAGISARFVSNVDPADLVAKLDGLDPATTLFIVASKTFSTLETLTNATAARRWLTDALGDAAVSKHFVAVSTNKRLVDEFGIDTANMFGFWDWVGGRYSVDSAIGLSVMAVIGKERFAEFLAGFHLVDEHFRTAPLAENAPALLGLIGLWYNNFFGAQSRAVLPYSNDLSRFAAYLQQLTMESNGKSVQADGTAVTTSTGEIYWGEPGTNGQHAFYQLLHQGTRLIPADFIGFSQPTDDLPTADGTGSMHDLLMSNFFAQTQVLAFGKTAEEIAAEGTPADVVPHKVMPGNRPTTSILATKLTPSVVGQLIALYEHQVFTEGVVWGIDSFDQWGVELGKTQAKALLPVLTSDASPAPQSDTSTDALVRRYRVERGRSA; translated from the coding sequence ATGAGCGCTGACATCACCGCAACGGCCGCATGGCATTCGCTGACCCGTCACCATGACGAGCTCGCGTCGAAGAATCTTCGGGAGATCTTCGCCGAGGATCCGGCCCGTGGAACCGACCTCACGCTGACCGTCGGCGATCTCTACATCGACTACAGCAAGCACCGCGTCACCCGCGAAACCCTCGATTTGCTGGTCGATCTGGCCAAGGCCGCTGACCTGGAGGGCCGCCGGGACGCGATGTTCTCCGGCGTGCACATCAACACCTCGGAGGACCGGGCGGTGCTGCACACGGCGCTGCGGTTGCCGCGCGGGGCGCAGTTGACCGTCGACGGTCAGGACGTCGTCGCCGATGTGCACGAGGTGCTCGACGCGATGGGCGCGTTCACCGATCGACTGCGCTCCGGTGAGTGGACCGGCGCCACCGGACAGCGCATCACGACCGTCGTCAACATCGGCATCGGCGGCTCGGACCTCGGACCGGTGATGGTGTACGACGCGCTGCGCCACTACGCCGACGCCGGCATCTCGGCGCGCTTCGTGTCCAACGTCGACCCGGCCGACCTGGTGGCCAAACTCGACGGACTCGACCCCGCCACAACGCTTTTCATCGTCGCATCGAAGACGTTCTCCACCCTGGAGACGCTGACCAACGCGACCGCCGCGCGGCGCTGGCTCACCGACGCCCTCGGCGATGCCGCGGTGTCCAAGCATTTCGTGGCGGTCTCCACCAACAAGCGCCTGGTCGACGAGTTCGGCATCGACACCGCCAACATGTTCGGGTTCTGGGACTGGGTGGGCGGCCGGTACTCGGTGGATTCGGCGATCGGGCTGAGCGTGATGGCCGTCATCGGCAAGGAACGTTTCGCCGAGTTCCTGGCCGGTTTCCACCTGGTCGACGAGCACTTCCGTACCGCGCCGCTGGCCGAGAACGCGCCGGCACTGCTCGGCCTGATCGGGCTCTGGTACAACAACTTCTTCGGCGCCCAGTCCCGGGCCGTGCTGCCGTACTCCAATGACTTGTCCCGTTTTGCCGCCTATCTGCAACAGCTCACCATGGAGTCCAACGGCAAGTCGGTACAGGCCGACGGCACCGCGGTGACCACGAGCACCGGCGAAATCTATTGGGGCGAACCGGGAACCAACGGTCAGCACGCCTTCTACCAGTTGCTGCACCAAGGCACGCGGCTGATCCCGGCCGACTTCATCGGGTTCAGCCAGCCCACCGACGATCTGCCCACCGCGGACGGCACCGGCAGCATGCACGACCTGTTGATGAGCAATTTCTTCGCCCAGACCCAGGTGTTGGCGTTCGGCAAGACGGCCGAGGAGATCGCCGCCGAAGGAACGCCGGCAGACGTCGTCCCGCACAAGGTGATGCCAGGTAACCGGCCCACCACCTCGATCCTGGCGACCAAACTGACCCCGTCGGTGGTCGGCCAGTTGATCGCGTTGTACGAGCACCAGGTCTTCACCGAAGGGGTCGTCTGGGGTATCGACTCGTTCGACCAGTGGGGTGTCGAGCTGGGCAAGACCCAAGCCAAGGCGCTGCTGCCGGTGCTCACCAGCGACGCGTCACCGGCGCCGCAGAGCGACACCTCGACCGACGCCCTGGTGCGTCGCTACCGCGTCGAAAGAGGCCGCAGCGCTTAG
- a CDS encoding diiron oxygenase — MTASLRTQTTRAEFAERLLKGSVRKSYAPIVDIDWDAPLDPDKFFLPPKVVSLYGTPLWEAMSRAEQIELSRQELVNTLSAGIWFENILNQALLRKMMHQDPTASTTHYELTELGDETRHMVMFGKAIAKVGAEPVRPRLYQRIIINGLPFIFRGSVLWVAALIGEEIFDSLQRQMMDDPELQPMVQRLMRIHVTEEARHIQFARDGLRKRTQSMSRWKRFWIGNLNGAGGLFFRFLFTNKVQYARVGLDARAARRMARNSAHRKQTQISGFAPLAAFLQEVGLLGPIARRVWRRSGFLPATVPAAQRLDEGDGEFGTFIEDVYDGPATVNGRAVRVRLTGHLDPIDGKYHWQGTVFDELTETPRGAVTVTIDGNSVQGKYAERSQQGGYQIAGAGSPPFRFA; from the coding sequence ATGACGGCTTCGCTGAGGACTCAGACCACGCGCGCGGAATTCGCCGAGCGGCTGCTCAAGGGATCGGTGCGCAAGTCGTACGCCCCGATCGTCGACATCGACTGGGACGCGCCGCTGGACCCGGACAAGTTCTTCCTGCCGCCCAAGGTGGTCTCGCTGTACGGCACCCCGTTGTGGGAGGCGATGAGCCGGGCCGAACAGATCGAGTTGTCCCGCCAGGAGCTGGTGAACACCCTGTCGGCCGGTATCTGGTTCGAGAACATCCTGAACCAGGCGTTGCTGCGCAAGATGATGCACCAGGATCCGACGGCCAGCACCACGCATTACGAACTGACCGAACTGGGCGACGAGACCCGGCACATGGTGATGTTCGGGAAGGCGATCGCCAAGGTGGGGGCCGAACCGGTGCGGCCTCGGCTGTACCAGCGCATCATCATCAACGGCCTGCCGTTCATCTTCCGCGGCTCGGTGCTGTGGGTCGCCGCACTGATCGGTGAGGAGATCTTCGACTCGCTGCAGCGGCAGATGATGGACGACCCCGAACTACAGCCGATGGTCCAGCGGCTCATGCGGATTCACGTCACCGAGGAGGCTCGGCACATCCAGTTCGCCCGCGACGGACTGCGTAAGCGCACACAGTCGATGTCGCGGTGGAAGCGGTTCTGGATCGGCAACCTCAACGGTGCAGGCGGCCTGTTCTTCCGCTTCCTGTTCACCAACAAGGTGCAGTACGCCAGGGTGGGCCTGGACGCCCGCGCCGCCCGCCGGATGGCGCGTAATTCCGCGCACCGCAAGCAGACCCAGATCTCCGGTTTCGCCCCGCTGGCGGCGTTCCTCCAAGAGGTCGGCCTGCTCGGCCCGATCGCACGGCGGGTCTGGCGGCGTTCCGGATTCCTGCCCGCGACGGTTCCGGCGGCCCAGCGGCTCGACGAGGGCGACGGCGAATTCGGGACCTTCATCGAGGACGTCTACGACGGCCCCGCCACGGTGAACGGGCGGGCGGTTCGCGTCCGGCTCACCGGCCACCTCGACCCGATCGACGGGAAATACCACTGGCAGGGCACGGTATTCGACGAGCTCACCGAGACCCCGCGCGGTGCCGTCACCGTCACGATCGACGGGAATTCGGTGCAGGGCAAGTACGCCGAACGCTCCCAGCAGGGCGGCTATCAGATCGCCGGCGCGGGCTCGCCGCCCTTCCGCTTCGCGTAA
- a CDS encoding Fpg/Nei family DNA glycosylase, with protein MPELPEVEALADHLRRHAVGRSITRVDVAALSVLKTFDPPVTALHGQTVIGAARWGKYLGLQAGELYLITHLSRAGWLRWSDKLAPTPLKPGKGPIALRVHLGAAPAATSDLGAAPAATSGGGVGFDLTEAGTQKRLAVWVVTDPMAVPQIAALGPDALSLGPADLAEVLAGQSGRIKTVITDQKIIAGIGNAYSDEILHVAKLSPFATAGKLTADQLGALHDAMVTVLTDAVTRSVGQGAATLKGEKRSGLRVHARTGLPCPVCGDTVAEVSFADKSFQYCPTCQTGGKKLADRRMSRLLK; from the coding sequence ATGCCCGAACTGCCCGAAGTCGAGGCGCTCGCCGATCATCTCCGTCGGCACGCCGTCGGACGGTCGATCACGCGCGTGGACGTGGCGGCCCTGTCGGTGCTCAAGACCTTCGACCCACCGGTCACCGCCCTGCACGGCCAGACCGTGATCGGCGCCGCGCGCTGGGGCAAGTATCTCGGTCTGCAGGCCGGGGAGCTGTACCTGATCACCCATCTGTCCCGGGCCGGCTGGCTGCGCTGGTCCGACAAATTGGCCCCGACGCCGTTGAAGCCGGGCAAGGGACCGATCGCCCTGCGGGTGCACCTCGGAGCCGCCCCGGCGGCGACATCGGACCTGGGAGCCGCCCCGGCGGCGACATCGGGCGGCGGCGTCGGTTTCGACCTGACCGAGGCCGGGACCCAGAAACGCCTCGCGGTGTGGGTGGTCACCGATCCGATGGCCGTCCCGCAGATCGCCGCACTCGGACCCGATGCGCTGTCGCTGGGACCGGCCGACCTTGCCGAGGTGCTGGCCGGGCAGAGCGGCCGCATCAAGACCGTGATCACCGACCAGAAAATCATCGCCGGCATCGGCAACGCCTACAGCGACGAAATCCTGCACGTGGCAAAGCTTTCCCCGTTCGCCACCGCCGGAAAGCTGACGGCCGACCAGCTCGGCGCGCTGCACGACGCGATGGTGACGGTGCTGACCGACGCCGTCACCCGGTCGGTGGGCCAGGGTGCCGCCACGCTCAAAGGTGAGAAGCGTTCCGGGCTGCGGGTGCACGCCCGCACCGGACTGCCGTGCCCGGTGTGCGGGGACACCGTGGCCGAGGTGTCCTTCGCCGACAAGTCCTTCCAGTACTGCCCGACGTGCCAGACCGGCGGCAAGAAACTGGCCGACCGCCGGATGTCCCGGCTGTTGAAGTAG
- a CDS encoding SDR family oxidoreductase encodes MTRQRILITGASSGLGAGMARAFAAKGRDLALCARRTDRLDELKAEIADRHPYVKVAVAALDVNDHEAIPRVFGALSDELGGIDRVIVNAGIGKGWPLGEGKPWANKATIETNLIAGMAQIETALEMFKKTGGGHLVLISSVLGNTGVPGGKAAYCASKAGMTSLGESLRAEYDKGPIRITVVEPGYIESEMTAKSATTMLMVDNETGVRAMVDAIEKEKGRAVVPSWPWAPLTQIMRLLPPKYTKRFA; translated from the coding sequence ATGACTCGCCAGAGAATCCTCATCACCGGTGCCAGTTCCGGGCTGGGCGCCGGCATGGCGCGCGCCTTCGCCGCGAAGGGGCGTGACCTGGCCCTGTGCGCACGCCGCACCGACCGGCTGGACGAACTCAAGGCCGAGATCGCCGACAGGCACCCCTACGTCAAGGTGGCGGTCGCCGCCCTCGACGTCAACGACCACGAGGCCATTCCGCGGGTGTTCGGGGCGCTGTCCGACGAACTGGGCGGTATCGACCGCGTCATCGTCAACGCAGGCATCGGCAAGGGCTGGCCGCTGGGCGAGGGTAAGCCGTGGGCCAACAAGGCCACCATCGAGACCAACCTGATTGCCGGGATGGCGCAGATCGAGACCGCGCTGGAGATGTTCAAGAAGACCGGCGGCGGGCACCTGGTGCTCATCTCCTCGGTGCTCGGGAACACCGGTGTGCCCGGCGGTAAGGCCGCTTACTGCGCCAGCAAGGCCGGGATGACCTCACTGGGCGAGTCGCTGCGCGCCGAATACGACAAGGGCCCCATCCGAATCACCGTCGTCGAGCCCGGCTATATCGAGTCGGAGATGACGGCCAAATCCGCCACCACCATGCTGATGGTCGACAACGAGACCGGCGTGCGCGCCATGGTCGACGCCATCGAGAAGGAGAAGGGCCGCGCGGTGGTCCCGAGTTGGCCATGGGCGCCGCTGACGCAGATCATGCGGTTGCTGCCGCCGAAGTACACCAAGCGGTTCGCCTGA
- the cobF gene encoding precorrin-6A synthase (deacetylating), with the protein MRTIHVIGIGAGDPDYVTTQAISALNDTQVFFAMDKGETKDDLVALRRLICDRFITEPGYRFVELPDPKRATDGHYRDNVDEWHAARARLWARAIDTELGPDGVGAFLAWGDPSLYDSTLRILERVAEHVAFDFDVIPGITAIQALTARHRIALNEIGAPVLITTGRRLRDHGLAEDAVVMLDGECSFLTCPPDTQIWWGAYLGTPDELLESGTVGEVGERIAARRAEARARHGWIMDIYLLRGAGR; encoded by the coding sequence GTGCGCACCATCCATGTCATCGGTATCGGCGCGGGTGACCCCGACTACGTGACAACACAGGCGATCTCGGCGCTCAACGACACGCAGGTGTTCTTCGCGATGGACAAGGGCGAGACGAAGGACGATCTGGTCGCGCTGCGCCGGCTGATCTGCGACCGGTTCATCACCGAACCCGGCTACCGGTTCGTCGAACTGCCCGACCCGAAACGGGCCACCGACGGTCACTACCGCGACAACGTCGACGAGTGGCATGCCGCCCGGGCCCGGCTGTGGGCGCGGGCCATCGACACGGAGCTCGGGCCCGACGGTGTCGGGGCCTTTCTGGCCTGGGGCGATCCCTCGCTGTACGACAGCACGCTGCGCATCCTGGAGCGGGTGGCCGAACACGTCGCGTTCGACTTCGACGTCATCCCGGGCATTACCGCCATCCAGGCGCTCACCGCGCGACATCGCATCGCACTCAACGAAATCGGCGCACCGGTGCTGATCACCACCGGGCGTCGGCTCCGCGACCACGGGCTGGCCGAGGACGCGGTGGTGATGCTCGACGGCGAATGCTCGTTCTTGACCTGCCCGCCGGACACTCAGATCTGGTGGGGTGCCTACCTGGGCACCCCGGACGAGTTGCTGGAGTCCGGCACCGTGGGCGAGGTGGGGGAGCGGATCGCGGCGCGCCGCGCCGAGGCCAGAGCACGGCACGGCTGGATCATGGATATCTACCTACTGCGAGGAGCAGGTCGATGA
- a CDS encoding FUSC family protein: MPSILRRLLVLNPAPRRWPFALRAGVCMAVPVLVGWLLGDAAAGLIATIGGFTALYGSGRPYLNRAGYLAVIALSFAVAVALGDWAAQVPALGLVTITVIAMVAVLVCHALSVGPPGAYMFMLGCAAGTATAAAHLTPWRIGALVLAGGAFAWLAHMVGALWRPRGPEHAVVEAARAAVGRYLESGDGTDRHLAARALHHAWVTLVNFEPAQPRPDGTLQRLRAENHRLHRVFAAAMGAVDRGEPVPALDDAAFADTAPELPLGRPGNLTLLRRAVTPGSESLRLAGRVGAAVALAGTVASALSIDHAYWAMAAAVLMLHQGFDWLRTVQRGVERLAGTWLGLGLAGLILAWHPQGLWLVAVIAALQFTIEMFVVRNYAIAVVFITPIALTIAAGGHPVADVGQLLLARGLDTVIGCAAALFIYRVAIHRRGPAPITEAIAATTAALAATTAHLAAGAVSTAQARADRRDLQLRAMAMLDAYQGAVGGSAAQREAAERLWPTVAAAEHDAYRALAACWQLEHG, from the coding sequence GTGCCGTCGATCCTGCGTCGCCTGCTGGTCCTGAATCCGGCACCGCGGCGTTGGCCGTTCGCGTTGCGGGCCGGCGTCTGCATGGCCGTGCCGGTGTTGGTCGGCTGGCTGCTCGGCGACGCGGCGGCCGGGCTCATCGCCACCATCGGTGGATTCACCGCGTTGTACGGCAGCGGCCGCCCGTACCTCAACCGCGCGGGCTACCTGGCGGTCATCGCGCTGAGCTTCGCCGTCGCGGTGGCACTCGGCGATTGGGCGGCCCAGGTTCCCGCGCTCGGGCTGGTGACCATCACGGTCATCGCCATGGTGGCGGTGCTGGTGTGCCATGCCCTCAGCGTGGGGCCGCCGGGGGCGTACATGTTCATGCTCGGCTGCGCGGCGGGCACCGCGACGGCCGCCGCCCACCTGACCCCGTGGCGGATCGGCGCCCTGGTGCTCGCCGGCGGAGCCTTCGCCTGGCTGGCGCACATGGTGGGGGCGCTGTGGCGGCCACGCGGCCCGGAGCACGCGGTGGTGGAGGCCGCGCGCGCCGCCGTGGGGCGCTACCTCGAATCGGGCGACGGCACCGACCGCCACCTGGCCGCCCGCGCCCTGCATCACGCCTGGGTGACGTTGGTGAATTTCGAGCCCGCCCAACCTCGCCCAGACGGCACGCTACAGCGGCTGCGCGCGGAGAATCACCGGCTGCACCGGGTCTTCGCGGCGGCGATGGGTGCAGTGGACCGCGGCGAGCCGGTACCGGCGCTCGACGACGCGGCATTCGCCGACACCGCGCCCGAACTGCCGCTGGGCCGGCCGGGCAATCTCACCTTGCTGCGCCGCGCTGTCACGCCGGGCTCGGAATCCCTGCGGTTGGCGGGGCGGGTCGGGGCCGCGGTCGCGCTGGCCGGCACGGTCGCCTCGGCGCTGTCCATCGATCACGCCTACTGGGCGATGGCCGCGGCGGTGCTGATGCTGCATCAGGGGTTCGACTGGCTGCGCACCGTGCAGCGCGGGGTCGAGCGGTTGGCCGGGACCTGGTTGGGCCTGGGCCTGGCGGGGCTGATCCTGGCCTGGCATCCGCAGGGGCTGTGGCTGGTCGCGGTGATCGCGGCGCTCCAGTTCACCATCGAGATGTTCGTGGTGCGCAACTACGCGATCGCCGTCGTGTTCATCACCCCGATCGCATTGACCATCGCAGCGGGCGGACACCCCGTCGCCGATGTCGGGCAGCTACTCCTGGCGCGCGGCCTGGATACGGTGATCGGCTGTGCAGCAGCGCTTTTCATCTACCGCGTGGCGATACATCGACGCGGTCCGGCCCCGATCACCGAGGCCATCGCGGCCACCACCGCGGCGCTCGCGGCCACCACCGCGCACCTGGCCGCCGGGGCCGTCAGCACCGCGCAGGCCCGCGCCGACCGCCGTGATCTGCAGTTGCGCGCCATGGCGATGCTCGACGCGTACCAGGGCGCGGTGGGCGGCTCGGCCGCCCAGCGGGAGGCCGCCGAGCGGCTGTGGCCGACGGTCGCCGCCGCCGAGCACGACGCCTACCGCGCGCTGGCCGCCTGCTGGCAGCTCGAACACGGCTGA
- a CDS encoding MFS transporter, with protein MRVPAAWLTRNVRVLSAVSFLQDTASELLYPLLPIYLTTVLGAPPAVVGAIEGAAEGAASLTKLASGPLGDRFARRPLIATGYGMAALGKIMVAAFASWQGVLAGRVVDRLGKGLRGAPRDALLVVDVDDAHRGRVFGFHRAMDTFGAVIGPLIGLAGYELLDHQIAPLLWVAAVPAILSVALVFLSRERKRPARAARPPIFAHVKDLPGRYWRTASVLVAFGIINFPDALLLLRLNEIGFSVVEVILAYVGYNAVYALSSYPAGVLADRIGRIQVFGIGLVFFAIGYAGLGLTDDPVAAWLLIGVYGLFTGCTDGVGKAWISSLVGPETQASAQGVFQGASGFAILFAGVWAGLAWGAGDGRGTVPLLISGGVGAVFAIAVLVFGYAKRKGGEPAPAI; from the coding sequence GTGCGCGTGCCCGCCGCTTGGCTCACTCGCAACGTCCGCGTGCTGTCCGCGGTGTCCTTCCTGCAGGACACCGCCAGCGAGTTGCTGTATCCGTTGCTGCCCATCTACCTGACCACCGTGCTGGGCGCGCCGCCCGCGGTGGTCGGTGCGATCGAGGGCGCGGCCGAAGGCGCGGCGTCGCTGACCAAGCTGGCCAGCGGCCCACTGGGGGACCGGTTCGCCCGCCGCCCGCTGATCGCCACCGGGTACGGCATGGCGGCCCTCGGCAAGATCATGGTGGCGGCGTTCGCGTCCTGGCAGGGTGTCCTCGCAGGTCGGGTCGTCGACCGGCTGGGTAAGGGGCTGCGCGGCGCACCGCGTGACGCGCTGCTGGTGGTCGACGTCGACGACGCGCACCGCGGCCGGGTGTTCGGTTTCCACCGCGCCATGGACACCTTCGGGGCGGTCATCGGACCGCTGATCGGGCTGGCGGGTTACGAGCTGTTGGACCATCAGATCGCGCCGTTGCTGTGGGTGGCCGCGGTGCCGGCCATCCTCAGCGTGGCGCTGGTGTTCCTGTCTCGGGAGCGCAAGCGCCCGGCGCGCGCGGCGCGGCCGCCGATCTTCGCGCACGTGAAAGATCTGCCGGGTCGGTACTGGCGAACCGCGAGTGTGCTCGTTGCGTTCGGAATCATCAACTTTCCCGACGCACTGTTGTTGCTGCGGCTCAACGAGATCGGTTTCTCGGTCGTCGAGGTGATCCTGGCTTACGTCGGTTACAACGCCGTCTACGCGCTGAGCAGCTATCCGGCCGGGGTGCTGGCCGACCGGATCGGCCGGATCCAGGTGTTCGGCATCGGCCTGGTGTTCTTTGCGATCGGTTACGCCGGGTTGGGCCTGACCGACGATCCGGTGGCGGCCTGGCTGCTGATCGGTGTGTACGGACTGTTCACCGGCTGCACCGACGGGGTGGGCAAGGCATGGATCTCGTCGTTGGTCGGCCCGGAAACGCAGGCCAGCGCGCAGGGCGTCTTCCAGGGCGCGAGCGGATTCGCCATCCTGTTCGCCGGGGTGTGGGCCGGGCTGGCCTGGGGTGCCGGTGACGGCCGGGGCACCGTACCGCTGCTGATCTCCGGCGGTGTCGGCGCCGTGTTCGCGATCGCGGTGCTGGTGTTCGGTTACGCGAAGCGGAAGGGCGGCGAGCCCGCGCCGGCGATCTGA
- a CDS encoding LLM class flavin-dependent oxidoreductase, which translates to MRFTYAEAMTDPSYYIPLAKAADAAGYHAMTIPDSIAYPEVSDSKYLYTADGNREFLDGKSFIESFALIGALSAVTTNLHFNIFVLKLPIRPPALVAKQAGSLAALFGNRLGLGVGTSPWPEDYEIMGVPFAKRGKRMDECIDVIRGLTSGDYFEYHGEFYDIPSIKMTPAPTKPVPILVGGHADAALRRAARNDGWMHGGGDPEELDPLLAKLQQYRETEERIGQADEFQIHVISIDGFSLDGIKRLEDKGVTDVIVGFRVPYIMGEDTEPLDDKIRNLEWFAENVIAKANG; encoded by the coding sequence ATGCGGTTCACATATGCGGAAGCCATGACCGACCCGAGCTACTACATCCCGCTCGCCAAAGCCGCCGATGCGGCCGGCTATCACGCCATGACCATTCCGGACAGCATCGCCTACCCCGAGGTGTCGGACTCCAAGTATCTGTACACCGCGGACGGCAACCGCGAATTCCTGGACGGCAAGTCCTTCATCGAGTCGTTCGCACTCATCGGCGCACTATCGGCCGTCACCACCAACCTGCACTTCAACATCTTCGTGCTGAAGCTGCCGATCCGGCCGCCGGCGCTGGTCGCCAAGCAGGCCGGGTCCCTGGCCGCACTGTTCGGCAATCGGCTGGGCCTGGGCGTCGGCACCAGCCCGTGGCCCGAGGACTACGAGATCATGGGTGTGCCGTTCGCCAAGCGCGGCAAGCGGATGGACGAGTGCATCGACGTCATCCGCGGCCTCACCTCGGGTGACTACTTCGAATACCACGGCGAGTTCTACGACATCCCCAGCATCAAGATGACGCCCGCACCCACCAAGCCGGTGCCCATCCTGGTCGGCGGGCATGCCGACGCCGCCCTCAGGCGCGCCGCGCGCAACGACGGCTGGATGCACGGTGGCGGCGACCCAGAGGAGCTCGACCCGCTGCTGGCGAAGCTGCAGCAGTACCGCGAAACCGAGGAGCGCATCGGGCAGGCCGACGAGTTCCAGATCCACGTCATCTCGATCGACGGATTCTCCCTGGACGGCATCAAGCGCCTCGAGGACAAGGGCGTGACCGACGTGATCGTCGGCTTCCGGGTGCCCTACATCATGGGCGAGGACACCGAGCCGCTGGACGACAAGATCCGCAACCTGGAGTGGTTCGCCGAGAACGTCATCGCGAAGGCCAACGGCTGA
- a CDS encoding phage holin family protein, translating into MTSFLLRAALTGLALWVVTLFVSGIRFVGGDTTLQRVGIIFVVAVIFGVVNAVIKPIVQIISIPLYIVTLGLFHVVVNALMLWITSWITEHTTHWGLFIDDFWWTAIWAAIVLSIVSWLLSLLIRT; encoded by the coding sequence ATGACGTCTTTTCTGCTGCGCGCCGCTCTGACCGGGCTGGCGCTGTGGGTCGTGACGCTGTTCGTGTCGGGCATCCGCTTCGTCGGCGGTGACACCACACTGCAGCGGGTCGGCATCATCTTCGTCGTCGCCGTCATCTTCGGTGTGGTCAACGCGGTCATCAAGCCGATCGTGCAGATCATCTCGATACCGCTCTACATCGTGACCCTCGGGCTGTTCCACGTCGTGGTCAACGCGTTGATGCTGTGGATCACGTCGTGGATCACCGAGCACACCACGCACTGGGGTCTGTTCATCGACGATTTCTGGTGGACCGCGATCTGGGCGGCCATCGTGCTGTCCATCGTCAGCTGGCTGCTGTCGCTGCTGATCCGTACGTGA